In Vigna unguiculata cultivar IT97K-499-35 chromosome 3, ASM411807v1, whole genome shotgun sequence, a single genomic region encodes these proteins:
- the LOC114178173 gene encoding ethylene-responsive transcription factor ERF117-like — MVLFGPFALLAFPFSLMILMLRLRIENCDMESWNEVGEERKLRISCSDPDATDSEEESELANGESKRNGRKRVVVEMKFPSMAEKRASSTKSKGVRLRAWGKYCAEIRVPFENRRVWLGTFNTQKEASMAYNKKRQEFDHKKALLKAHASSQPS; from the coding sequence ATGGTCTTGTTTGGTCCATTTGCATTATTAGCATTCCCCTTTTCCCTGATGATACTTATGTTGCGGCTTAGAATTGAAAACTGTGATATGGAATCTTGGAACGAAGTGGGTGAAGAGAGAAAACTCCGGATTTCATGCAGTGACCCAGATGCTACAGATAGTGAAGAAGAGAGTGAATTAGCAAATGGAGAGAGTAAAAGAAATGGTCGGAAGAGAGTTGTTGTAGAGATGAAGTTTCCAAGCATGGCAGAGAAACGTGCGTCGTCCACCAAGTCTAAAGGCGTAAGACTGAGAGCATGGGGAAAATATTGTGCTGAGATACGAGTCCCTTTTGAAAATCGGCGAGTGTGGCTTGGTACTTTTAATACTCAGAAAGAGGCTTCAATGGCTTACAATAAAAAGAGGCAAGAGTTTGATCACAAAAAGGCTCTTCTCAAAGCTCATGCTTCTTCTCAACCATCTTAA
- the LOC114175693 gene encoding uncharacterized protein LOC114175693, with protein sequence MDQPKPTNTDKRKRVRDDSDSLPNSLKLPRVDNSSSSESHRVDSAEFQLARVDPDFFSMLNDAENVTERDPAVEVEHLDSFIKSFEEEILAPPSSDPNLPPEPEVFEPNLGYLLEASDDELGLPPTVAPCEDESKHEIFDSGRVGPEGVDLTGFLGFEDDIGSYEGFGFVGYGDVDDNGGGYVTIDGLFDHAEPGADILWRSESLQAM encoded by the coding sequence ATGGACCAACCCAAACCCACCAACACCGACAAGAGGAAACGAGTTCGGGATGACTCCGACTCGCTCCCAAACTCACTCAAACTCCCACGAGTTGACAACAGCAGCTCCTCCGAGTCTCACCGGGTTGACTCCGCCGAGTTCCAACTCGCCCGTGTCGACCCGGACTTCTTCAGCATGCTGAACGATGCGGAGAATGTGACGGAGCGTGACCCCGCCGTCGAGGTTGAGCACCTCGACTCTTTCATCAAGAGTTTCGAAGAGGAAATACTCGCTCCGCCTTCTTCCGACCCCAACCTACCACCCGAACCGGAGGTCTTTGAACCGAACCTTGGTTACTTACTGGAAGCATCCGACGACGAGCTAGGGTTGCCGCCCACAGTGGCGCCGTGCGAGGACGAGTCAAAACACGAAATCTTTGACTCGGGTCGGGTTGGACCCGAGGGAGTGGATCTGACGGGATTTTTAGGGTTTGAGGATGATATTGGGAGCTACGAAGGTTTTGGTTTCGTTGGGTACGGTGACGTGGATGATAACGGTGGCGGTTACGTGACTATAGATGGGTTGTTTGATCATGCGGAACCTGGCGCCGATATTTTGTGGCGGTCGGAGTCGTTGCAGGCGATGTAG